A genome region from Carassius carassius chromosome 23, fCarCar2.1, whole genome shotgun sequence includes the following:
- the exosc5 gene encoding exosome complex component RRP46, whose product MMIMMELDRSCSNVREYGNEQSLLSKPDGSSTFVQGDTSILAGVYGPAEVKVSKEIYNRATVEVLIQPKMGLPGVRERAREQCARETCEAALQLTLHPRSSVTVILQVVHDDGSLLSCCLNATCMAFFFSFQESRALLTFAIDSVEHNVLMSSTKGSFSVQEQQLCIAISQKASEQFSSFIGNLSNGGILR is encoded by the exons atgatgATCATGATGGAGTTAGATCGAAGTTGTTCGAATGTAAGAGAATATGGAAATGAGCAGAGTTTGTTATCCAAACCTGACGGGTCTTCCACATTTGTTCAAG GTGATACTAGTATCCTGGCAGGAGTTTACGGACCAGCTGAAGTGAAAGTCAGCAAGGAAATATATAATCGAGCTACTGTAGAGGTTCTTATCCAGCCAAAAATGGGGCTTCCAgga GTCCGTGAGCGCGCGAGAGAGCAGTGCGCGCGCGAGACGTGCGAGGCTGCGCTTCAGTTGACGCTTCATCCTCGCTCCTCTGTCACAGTCATCCTGCAGGTCGTCCACGATGATGGCTCT CTGCTGTCATGCTGCCTAAATGCCACCTGTatggcgttttttttttcttttcaggaaaGTCGAGCGTTGTTAACATTTGCTATTGATAGTGTTGAGCATAATGTTTTGATGTCATCAACCAAAGGTTCTTTTTCAGTCCAGGAG CAGCAGCTGTGCATCGCAATCAGTCAAAAGGCTTCTGAACAATTTTCCAGTTTTATAGGGAATCTGTCAAACGGCGGTATtctaagataa
- the LOC132101379 gene encoding synapse differentiation-inducing gene protein 1-like: MENLDELEHPLLGDSSPQNSSGTGTSGNGLFKSMLMRNEEDKRLSPLDWRNYCRSTDIQQQQLLDPCSLSSTLETFYPPTTIWAAADSLGIHSKEYLETTFVDIGPGSPLERKLLAETRDVHSVSYSIEDRDDLLPDFEDSSSDDFSDTDSESNFPIMIPQDYLGLAFFSMLCCFWPLGIAAFYLSQKTNKASAQGDFQGASAASRQTLWLSVLSIVFGIITYICAIAALISYLSGKPP, encoded by the exons ATGGAGAATCTGGATGAGCTAGAACATCCATTGCTGGGTGACAGCAGCCCCCAAAACTCAAGTGGAACAGGCACCAGTGGCAATGGACTGTTTAAAAGCATGTTGATGAGAAATGAGGAGGACAAAAGACTGTCCCCTCTGGACTGGAGGAATTATTGCAGGTCTACAGAcattcagcagcagcagctactGGATCCATGTTCATTGTCTAGCACTCTAGAGACTTTTTATCCTCCCACTACCATTTGGGCTGCTGCTGACTCCCTGGGCATCCACAGTAAGGAGTATCTGGAAACCACTTTTGTGGACATCGGCCCTGGTTCACCATTGGAAAGGAAGTTACTGGCAGAAACAAGAGATGTCCATAGTGTCTCCTACAGCATAGAAGATAGGGATGACCTTTTGCCAGACTTTGAG GACTCCTCCAGTGATGACTTCAGTGATACAGACAGTGAAAGCAACTTTCCCATCATGATCCCTCAAGATTACCTGGGCCTGGCTTTCTTCTCCATGCTCTGTTGTTTCTGGCCTCTGGGCATTGCTGCGTTCTATCTTTCCCAAAAg ACGAACAAAGCATCAGCACAAGGAGATTTCCAGGGTGCCAGTGCGGCTTCTCGGCAGACTCTGTGGCTCTCTGTTCTTTCAATCGTGTTCGGCATCATCACATACATCTGCGCCATCGCTGCCCTGATCTCCTATCTGTCCGGGAAACCACCTTAA